The Halanaerobium praevalens DSM 2228 genome contains a region encoding:
- a CDS encoding GHMP kinase, which yields MQEVILRVPGSCGELVQGTINGQDFLISCPINLYTKVKAKLVDYKLGENKVLINQKAPKTKAAVKKLLQLYNFKSKVELEIDSELKAGIGMASSTADISAATAAVMLLVKGEINFDLLKNICLSLEPTDSVFLEGIRFFDHRQGKKDFLLAEAPELDILIFKEKGIVDSINFNQTQKLEALNDLKSLEVKKALEFVIQGLKTNDKQLLAKGATISSLAHQNILFKKNLDKVLKLIQNKKEVYGLNIAHSGTLIGVLIAKNFKAKNLVERIKKNTELEYLNRVQMISGGLERKIFNGRSTSTWRKIARNSSSK from the coding sequence TTGCAGGAAGTTATACTGCGAGTTCCAGGTAGCTGTGGTGAGCTTGTTCAGGGTACAATTAACGGTCAGGATTTTTTAATTTCTTGTCCCATAAATTTATATACTAAAGTTAAAGCTAAGTTAGTAGATTATAAGTTAGGAGAAAATAAGGTCTTAATTAATCAAAAAGCTCCCAAAACAAAAGCAGCAGTCAAAAAACTTCTTCAGCTTTATAATTTTAAGTCTAAAGTTGAACTAGAAATAGATTCAGAATTAAAAGCTGGGATTGGGATGGCTTCTTCTACAGCAGATATAAGTGCAGCTACTGCTGCAGTAATGCTTTTAGTAAAAGGGGAAATTAATTTTGATCTGCTTAAAAATATTTGTTTAAGTTTAGAACCAACTGATAGTGTTTTTTTAGAGGGAATTAGGTTTTTTGATCACAGACAGGGAAAAAAAGATTTTCTACTGGCTGAAGCACCAGAACTTGATATTTTGATTTTTAAAGAAAAAGGAATTGTTGATTCTATAAATTTTAATCAAACCCAAAAATTAGAAGCTTTAAATGATTTAAAAAGTTTAGAAGTAAAAAAAGCACTAGAGTTTGTTATTCAGGGTTTAAAGACTAACGATAAGCAGTTGTTAGCTAAAGGTGCTACAATCAGTAGTTTAGCCCATCAAAATATATTATTTAAAAAAAATTTAGATAAAGTATTAAAACTTATTCAAAATAAAAAAGAAGTCTATGGGCTTAATATTGCTCATAGTGGAACTTTAATTGGAGTTTTAATTGCTAAAAATTTTAAAGCTAAAAATTTAGTAGAGAGAATAAAAAAAAATACTGAACTAGAATATCTGAATCGGGTTCAAATGATTTCTGGTGGTCTAGAAAGGAAGATTTTTAATGGAAGATCTACATCAACATGGAGGAAAATTGCTAGAAATAGCAGCTCAAAATAA
- the cbiB gene encoding adenosylcobinamide-phosphate synthase CbiB, with the protein MDFIYILIMAFILDLVISDPSWIPHPVVMMGNTISFLEKKLRKSKNSPQLQKIKGGILVFIILGLSFLSSKLLIDFAAGLNYYFAYLFKLLLLSLCLALKGLIEAGLNVYKALAAEDLDLARSRVNMIVGRDCSQNNEADVIRAVLETLAENTSDGILAPAFYYLIGGVPLAVTYKAVNTMDSMLAYKNDKYLHFGYFAAKTDDIFNYIPARITALLMVIATFLLQYDFKAAFTFIFRDAAKHPSPNAGYPESAAAGALGLRFGGYNYYHGQKSFRAYIGEAKNDFKKNDILRLNKIIYLTSFLFLTIAFIISLLIV; encoded by the coding sequence TTGGATTTTATTTATATTTTAATTATGGCTTTTATTTTAGATTTAGTTATTTCAGACCCCAGCTGGATTCCACATCCAGTTGTAATGATGGGCAATACTATTAGCTTTTTAGAGAAAAAATTAAGAAAGTCTAAAAATAGCCCTCAACTCCAAAAAATAAAAGGTGGAATTTTAGTTTTTATTATTTTAGGACTTAGTTTTTTGAGTTCTAAATTATTAATTGATTTTGCTGCTGGTCTAAATTATTATTTTGCTTATTTATTTAAGCTGCTGCTTTTAAGTTTGTGTTTGGCTCTTAAAGGATTAATTGAAGCTGGGCTGAATGTTTATAAAGCCTTAGCAGCAGAAGATTTAGATTTAGCCCGCAGTCGAGTAAATATGATAGTGGGTCGAGACTGCAGTCAAAATAATGAAGCAGATGTTATTAGAGCGGTTTTAGAAACATTAGCTGAAAATACATCAGATGGTATCTTAGCACCTGCTTTTTATTATTTAATTGGTGGAGTTCCTTTAGCTGTAACCTATAAGGCAGTAAACACTATGGATTCTATGTTAGCTTATAAAAATGATAAGTATTTACATTTTGGTTATTTTGCTGCTAAAACTGATGACATTTTTAATTATATTCCAGCTCGGATTACAGCTTTGCTAATGGTAATTGCCACTTTTTTACTGCAGTATGATTTTAAAGCAGCCTTTACTTTTATTTTTAGAGATGCAGCTAAACACCCGAGTCCAAATGCCGGCTATCCTGAGTCAGCTGCAGCTGGTGCTTTAGGACTTCGTTTTGGTGGTTATAATTATTATCATGGTCAAAAAAGTTTTAGAGCTTATATTGGAGAAGCAAAAAATGATTTTAAGAAAAATGATATTTTACGATTAAATAAAATAATTTATTTAACATCATTTTTATTTTTAACAATAGCATTTATAATTAGCTTACTTATAGTTTAA